A stretch of Gossypium hirsutum isolate 1008001.06 chromosome A06, Gossypium_hirsutum_v2.1, whole genome shotgun sequence DNA encodes these proteins:
- the LOC107962880 gene encoding protein NONRESPONDING TO OXYLIPINS 2, mitochondrial isoform X1: MAGSTILSRLSSSRLKALPVKLKSSKPVLPTISPLKSSSQSQFSSASSSSSSSSSSSLKRISGIPREMGISLSFRLPVELSCLISMMPLHSAVASARLRSFLAIESQSWGLIPQGISMPL; this comes from the exons ATGGCTGGTTCGACGATTCTCTCTAGATTATCATCATCTCGGTTAAAGGCTCTTCCTGTAAAGCTTAAAAGCAGCAAACCAGTGTTACCCACTATTTCTCCATTGAAATCGAGCTCTCAGTCTCAGTTTtcttctgcttcttcttcttcttcttcttcttcttcttcttcactgaAGCGCATTTCCGGGATTCCAAG AGAAATGGGAATTTCCCTTTCATTTAGATTACCAGTGGAGCTGAGCTGCTTAATCTCAATGATGCCTTTGCACAGTGCGGTTGCTTCGGCTCGCCTCAGATCATTTCTTGCTATAGAATCTCAGAGTTGGGGTTTGATTCCTCAAG
- the LOC107962880 gene encoding protein NONRESPONDING TO OXYLIPINS 2, mitochondrial isoform X2, with amino-acid sequence MAGSTILSRLSSSRLKALPVKLKSSKPVLPTISPLKSSSQSQFSSASSSSSSSSSSSLKRISGIPRLPVELSCLISMMPLHSAVASARLRSFLAIESQSWGLIPQGISMPL; translated from the exons ATGGCTGGTTCGACGATTCTCTCTAGATTATCATCATCTCGGTTAAAGGCTCTTCCTGTAAAGCTTAAAAGCAGCAAACCAGTGTTACCCACTATTTCTCCATTGAAATCGAGCTCTCAGTCTCAGTTTtcttctgcttcttcttcttcttcttcttcttcttcttcttcactgaAGCGCATTTCCGGGATTCCAAG ATTACCAGTGGAGCTGAGCTGCTTAATCTCAATGATGCCTTTGCACAGTGCGGTTGCTTCGGCTCGCCTCAGATCATTTCTTGCTATAGAATCTCAGAGTTGGGGTTTGATTCCTCAAG